Proteins encoded within one genomic window of Anopheles gambiae chromosome 3, idAnoGambNW_F1_1, whole genome shotgun sequence:
- the LOC3291629 gene encoding WD repeat-containing protein 7 isoform X4: MLNTNLVVPVVLWGPNTPTHCVSSVFLSRDQKILATGCYDGQICLWQVDPDTLQMTPRCLLVGHTAPVLCLTRASIIQDNNFLVSSSENGEMCTWDLVDGKCTESIKMPQVHTNIQAYHMANCDDIRLFCNGYYAEIMVMDPFSLEVLFCLSSKVNPDWISALHVLRPSKRKDDVVLAITTTGTVKVWTLLGNENKYSEPIYENESKQIRCLNAITMNCCSQNQRTVLIVCAKYWQIYDAGDFTVLCSVISPSGERWMGGDFLSNDRVILWSDEGKGYLFRLPANSIPDNKDFHGPSVGKDTPFLYCILSQTGEKPLSCPPTMKLVTSNRSGKTQKYLLRGDSEGYVNIWAVPDISMEQIKQIQTQKQHPASLESTICTSLLEAWNKMNPLPVGILDQLYQNSEPMIKLTASIYLPQQSRLVVGREDGSIIIVPATQTVMLHLLHGNHQQFSDWPPHQILNGHSGRVNCLLCPSLAHSRYDKSHLVSGGVDFAVCLWDLYSGSLIHRFCVHAGEITQLLVPPPTCSPRILKCICSVASDHSVTLLSLQERKCVTLASRHLFPVISIKWRPLDDFLIVGCSDGTVYVWQMETGHLDRVLHGILAEEVLNACDENSGETGSSTGSTSEMGLANPAVHFFRGLRHRNINAIRHATQRGIHQLQQLHAHNNQHGDFLMKNRSSPLIIQGLRTNPKDAESHILFFDIEGLIFELHAEEYAAMSPNTLEAEGLLIPTGTDSHASDAGKKISGILAKMKEGAENVQTKVQAKLESVVKNVGETDSSDITKKIAPRMEATHVMEVAQLLLSLIHSWGLDPHLDKVCETQLGLLRPMIPVSFGVLSKGGYMSLLLPTWQNNIVINSTADELKTAAMTPEQFRQEGLTKLFTARLHWELSTTLTSNHLLAMVAMSNTLMSMNMATFIPEQERARKLHRQSTRATWSNEEEQEEAFTQQQAQIKQGWSLLSTHHCFLLPEKIDALDANNFKRPQVEMMARRWQHHCLEIREAAQQLLLGELGRMGKKGRKQLVESWAQYLPMYTHTEPIVQQAPATGQSNAGSPTSSPTGQPGLEHEEESEEEEEVVRKPSSLAELKRKQTTAVVLLGVIGAEFGQDISATDGKRSNENRRKSSVVEGFGIGNNNLARSTSMALTHLLLAPATQKLPAFTPLRRAAIDLIGRGFTVWEPYIDVSKVLLGLLEMCCDSNRLIPSLNYKLPLTPQADACRTARHALRLIATARPAAFITTMAREVARYNTMQQNAQAISVPITQSVLHRAKREILQCVEMLIDKMQTEISNLLVEVMDITLHCVDSGDLKNKGLAEVSPLMCKFNQVSHCSASRRIAVGASNGHLAIYELRQNKCQMIPAHTKQVTALAFSPDGKFLVSYSCTENRLSFWQTSAGMFGLGQSQTRCIKGYSTAPIPDIGRLNPMRLAKLIWINNRTVTLMLADGSETRFNV; this comes from the exons ATGCTGAACACGAACCTGGTCGTGCCCGTGGTGCTGTGGGGCCCcaacacacctacacactGCGTGTCGAGTGTGTTTCTGTCACGGGACCAGAAAATCCTTGCGACGGGTTGCTACGACGGTCAGATTTGTTTATG GCAGGTGGACCCGGACACGCTGCAAATGACACCGCGATGTCTGCTGGTAGGGCATACGGCACCGGTGCTATGCCTGACGCGCGCGTCCATCATTCAGGACAACAACTTCCTGGTGAGCTCGTCCGAGAACGGCGAGATGTGCACGTGGGACCTGGTCGATGGCAAGTGCACGGAAAGCATCAAGATGCCGCAGGTGCACACCAACATCCAGGCCTACCACATGGCCAACTGCGACGACATCCGGCTGTTCTGCAACGGGTACTATGCGGAAATCATGGTGATGGATCCGTTCAGCCTGGAGGTGCTGTTCTGTCTCAGCTCGAAGGTGAACCCGGACTGGATATCGGCGCTGCACGTGCTGCGGCCGTCGAAGCGCAAGGACGACGTTGTGCtggccatcaccaccaccggcacggTGAAAGTGTGGACGCTGCTCGGGAACGAAAACAAGTACTCGGAACCGATCTACGAGAATGAGTCGAAGCAGATACGCTGCCTGAACGCGATCACGATGAACTGCTGCTCGCAGAACCAGCGCACGGTGCTGATCGTGTGCGCCAAGTACTGGCAGATATATGACGCGGGTGATTTTACCGTGCTGTGCAGCGTCATTTCGCCCTCCGGCGAGCGATGGATGGGTGGCGACTTTCTGTCCAACGATCGGGTCATCCTGTGGTCGGACGAAGGCAAGGGATACTTGTTCCGCCTGCCCGCGAACAGCATCCCGGACAATAAGGACTTCCACGGCCCGTCCGTTGGCAAGGATACACCCTTTCTGTACTGCATTTTGTCGCAAACGGGCGAAAAGCCGCTGTCCTGTCCGCCGACGATGAAGCTGGTTACCTCCAATCGGAGCGGCAAGACGCAGAAGTATCTGCTGCGGGGTGATTCCGAAGGCTACGTGAATATCTGGGCAGTGCCGGATATTTCGATGGAACAGATTAAGCAAATACAAACGCAGAAGCAACATCCCGCAT CTCTGGAATCAACCATCTGCACCTCGCTGCTGGAAGCGTGGAACAAAATGAACCCCCTTCCGGTGGGAATATTGGATCAGCTTTATCAAAACAGCGAACCGATGATCAAACTTACCGCCAGCATTTACTTACCGCAGCAAAGCCGTCTAGTAGTCGGTAGGGAAGACGGAAGCATCATTATCGTACCGGCTACGCAGACCGTAATGCTGCATCTGCTTCATGGAAACCATCAGCAATTCAGTG ACTGGCCGCCGCATCAAATCCTAAACGGACACAGTGGAAGGGTCAATTGTTTGCTTTGTCCGTCGCTGGCCCATTCGCGCTATGATAAATCTCACCTCGTGTCCGGCGGTGTGGATTTCGCCGTCTGTCTCTGGGATCTGTACAGTGGTTCGCTGATTCACAGATTTTGTGTGCACGCGGGAGAGATTACCCAGCTGCTAGTTCCACCACCGACGTGCAGT CCTCGCATCCTTAAATGCATTTGTTCGGTAGCTTCGGACCACTCGGTCACGCTGCTTAGTTTGCAGGAACGAAAATGCGTCACACTTGCCAGTCGCCATCTGTTTCCGGTAATTTCGATCAAGTGGCGTCCGCTAGATGACTTCCTGATCGTCGGCTGTTCCGATGGTACGGTGTACGTATGGCAGATGGAAACTGGCCACCTGGACCGTGTGCTGCACGGCATTCTTGCCGAGGAGGTGCTGAACGCGTGTGACGAGAATAGCGGCGAGACGGGTAGCAGCACCGGATCGACGTCGGAAATGGGACTGGCCAACCCGGCCGTTCATTTCTTCAG AGGTTTGAGGCACCGGAACATTAACGCGATTCGTCACGCTACCCAACGTGGTATAcatcagctgcagcagcttcaTGCGCACAACAATCAGCACGGTGACTTTTTAATGAAGAACCGAAGCAGTCCCTTGATTATTCAGGGCTTGCGCACCAATCCCAAAG ACGCCGAGAGCCATATTCTTTTCTTTGACATCGAAGGACTGATATTTGAACTGCACGCCGAAGAGTATGCTGCCATGAGTCCCAATACATTAGAG GCTGAAGGACTGTTGATCCCAACGGGAACCGATAGCCATGCTTCCGATGCTGGAAAGAAAATATCAG GTATCCTTGCTAAGATGAAGGAAGGTGCGGAGAATGTGCAAACCAAGGTGCAGGCAAAGCTGGAAAGCGTCGTGAAAAATGTCGGAGAAACCG ATTCCTCGGACATTACGAAGAAAATTGCCCCCCGCATGGAAGCGACCCACGTGATGGAGGTGGCACAGTTGCTACTGTCGCTAATCCACTCCTGGGGACTCGATCCGCACCTGGACAAAGTGTGTGAAACGCAGCTCGGGCTGTTGCGTCCCATG ATTCCCGTTTCGTTCGGAGTGCTATCGAAGGGAGGCTACATGTCGCTGCTGTTGCCGACGTGGCAAAACAATATCGTTATCAACTCAACGGCGGACGAGCTAAAGACGGCAGCAATGACGCCGGAACAGTTCCGGCAGGAGGGCCTAACGAAGCTGTTCACTGCCCGGCTGCACTGGGAACTGAGCACGACCCTTACCTCGAACCACCTGCTGGCGATGGTGGCAATGTCCAACACGCTGATGTCGATGAATATGGCCACCTTCATACCGGAGCAGGAGCGGGCCCGGAAGCTGCACCGTCAGTCAACCCGAGCCACCTGGAGCAatgaggaggagcaggaggaagcGTTCACCCAGCAGCAGGCACAGATCAAGCAGGGCTGGAGTTTGCTGTCAACGCATCACTGCTTCCTGCTGCCGGAGAAGATCGACGCACTCGATGCGAACAATTTCAAGCGCCCCCAGGTGGAGATGATGGCTAGAAGGTGGCAGCACCACTGTTTGGAAATCCGAGAGGCAgcccagcagctgctgctcggcgAGCTGGGACGGATGGGGAAAAAGGGCCGCAAGCAGCTGGTCGAAAGCTGGGCCCAGTATCTGCCGATGTACACGCACACGGAACCGATCGTGCAGCAGGCACCCGCCACCGGACAGTCGAATGCCGGCTCGCCCACCTCCAGTCCCACCGGCCAGCCGGGCCTGGAGCACGAGGAAGAgtcggaggaggaggaagaggtgGTGCGGAAACCGTCCAGCCTGGCGGAGCTGAAGCGCAAGCAGACCACCGCGGTCGTACTGCTCGGCGTGATCGGTGCCGAGTTCGGGCAGGACATTTCGGCGACGGACGGCAAGCGCAGCAACGAAAACCGCCGCAAGAGCTCCGTCGTCGAAGGGTTCGGCATCGGCAATAACAATCTCGCCCGGTCGACGTCGATGGCCCTCACGCATCTGCTGCTGGCACCGGCGACGCAAAAACTGCCCGCCTTTACGCCGCTGCGCCGCGCGGCGATTGATTTGATTGGGCGCGGCTTCACCGTCTGGGAGCCGTACATCGACGTCAGCAAGGTGCTGCTGGGGCTGCTCGAGATGTGCTGCGATTCGAACCGGCTGATACCGAGCCTGAACTACAAGCTGCCGCTGACACCGCAGGCCGACGCATGCCGGACGGCGCGCCATGCGCTGCGCCTGATTGCGACCGCGCGGCCGGCCGCCTTCATCACGACGATGGCGCGCGAGGTGGCACGCTACAACACGATGCAACAGAATGCGCAGGCGATAAGCGTCCCCATTACGCAGTCGGTGCTGCATCGGGCCAAGCGGGAGATACTGCAGTGTGTCGAAATGCTCATCGATAAGATGCAAACGGAGATCTCTAATCTGCTCGTTGAG GTGATGGACATAACGCTTCACTGTGTAGACTCAGGCGATCTTAAAAACAAAGGCCTCGCTGAGGTCAGTCCGTTGATGTGCAAGTTCAATCAAGTTTCCCACTGCAGCGCTTCGCGCCGTATCGCTG TCGGTGCCAGCAACGGCCACCTAGCGATCTACGAGCTGCGGCAAAACAAATGCCAGATGATACCGGCCCACACGAAGCAGGTGACGGCGCTCGCGTTCAGCCCGGACGGCAAGTTTCTGGTAAGCTATTCCTGTACCGAGAATCGGCTCTCCTTCTGGCAGACGAGTGCGGGCATGTTTGGGCTGGGTCAATCGCAGACGCGCTGCATCAAGGGCTACTCGACCGCACCGATACCGGACATCGGTCGGCTCAACCCGATGCGGCTGGCCAAGCTAATCTGGATCAACAATCGCACCGTCACGCTGATGCTAGCGGACGGTTCCGAGACCCGGTTCAACGTGTAA
- the LOC3291629 gene encoding WD repeat-containing protein 7 isoform X3, which yields MLNTNLVVPVVLWGPNTPTHCVSSVFLSRDQKILATGCYDGQICLWQVDPDTLQMTPRCLLVGHTAPVLCLTRASIIQDNNFLVSSSENGEMCTWDLVDGKCTESIKMPQVHTNIQAYHMANCDDIRLFCNGYYAEIMVMDPFSLEVLFCLSSKVNPDWISALHVLRPSKRKDDVVLAITTTGTVKVWTLLGNENKYSEPIYENESKQIRCLNAITMNCCSQNQRTVLIVCAKYWQIYDAGDFTVLCSVISPSGERWMGGDFLSNDRVILWSDEGKGYLFRLPANSIPDNKDFHGPSVGKDTPFLYCILSQTGEKPLSCPPTMKLVTSNRSGKTQKYLLRGDSEGYVNIWAVPDISMEQIKQIQTQKQHPASLESTICTSLLEAWNKMNPLPVGILDQLYQNSEPMIKLTASIYLPQQSRLVVGREDGSIIIVPATQTVMLHLLHGNHQQFSDWPPHQILNGHSGRVNCLLCPSLAHSRYDKSHLVSGGVDFAVCLWDLYSGSLIHRFCVHAGEITQLLVPPPTCSPRILKCICSVASDHSVTLLSLQERKCVTLASRHLFPVISIKWRPLDDFLIVGCSDGTVYVWQMETGHLDRVLHGILAEEVLNACDENSGETGSSTGSTSEMGLANPAVHFFRGLRHRNINAIRHATQRGIHQLQQLHAHNNQHGDFLMKNRSSPLIIQGLRTNPKDAESHILFFDIEGLIFELHAEEYAAMSPNTLEAEGLLIPTGTDSHASDAGKKISGILAKMKEGAENVQTKVQAKLESVVKNVGETGKDSSDITKKIAPRMEATHVMEVAQLLLSLIHSWGLDPHLDKVCETQLGLLRPMIPVSFGVLSKGGYMSLLLPTWQNNIVINSTADELKTAAMTPEQFRQEGLTKLFTARLHWELSTTLTSNHLLAMVAMSNTLMSMNMATFIPEQERARKLHRQSTRATWSNEEEQEEAFTQQQAQIKQGWSLLSTHHCFLLPEKIDALDANNFKRPQVEMMARRWQHHCLEIREAAQQLLLGELGRMGKKGRKQLVESWAQYLPMYTHTEPIVQQAPATGQSNAGSPTSSPTGQPGLEHEEESEEEEEVVRKPSSLAELKRKQTTAVVLLGVIGAEFGQDISATDGKRSNENRRKSSVVEGFGIGNNNLARSTSMALTHLLLAPATQKLPAFTPLRRAAIDLIGRGFTVWEPYIDVSKVLLGLLEMCCDSNRLIPSLNYKLPLTPQADACRTARHALRLIATARPAAFITTMAREVARYNTMQQNAQAISVPITQSVLHRAKREILQCVEMLIDKMQTEISNLLVEVMDITLHCVDSGDLKNKGLAEVSPLMCKFNQVSHCSASRRIAVGASNGHLAIYELRQNKCQMIPAHTKQVTALAFSPDGKFLVSYSCTENRLSFWQTSAGMFGLGQSQTRCIKGYSTAPIPDIGRLNPMRLAKLIWINNRTVTLMLADGSETRFNV from the exons ATGCTGAACACGAACCTGGTCGTGCCCGTGGTGCTGTGGGGCCCcaacacacctacacactGCGTGTCGAGTGTGTTTCTGTCACGGGACCAGAAAATCCTTGCGACGGGTTGCTACGACGGTCAGATTTGTTTATG GCAGGTGGACCCGGACACGCTGCAAATGACACCGCGATGTCTGCTGGTAGGGCATACGGCACCGGTGCTATGCCTGACGCGCGCGTCCATCATTCAGGACAACAACTTCCTGGTGAGCTCGTCCGAGAACGGCGAGATGTGCACGTGGGACCTGGTCGATGGCAAGTGCACGGAAAGCATCAAGATGCCGCAGGTGCACACCAACATCCAGGCCTACCACATGGCCAACTGCGACGACATCCGGCTGTTCTGCAACGGGTACTATGCGGAAATCATGGTGATGGATCCGTTCAGCCTGGAGGTGCTGTTCTGTCTCAGCTCGAAGGTGAACCCGGACTGGATATCGGCGCTGCACGTGCTGCGGCCGTCGAAGCGCAAGGACGACGTTGTGCtggccatcaccaccaccggcacggTGAAAGTGTGGACGCTGCTCGGGAACGAAAACAAGTACTCGGAACCGATCTACGAGAATGAGTCGAAGCAGATACGCTGCCTGAACGCGATCACGATGAACTGCTGCTCGCAGAACCAGCGCACGGTGCTGATCGTGTGCGCCAAGTACTGGCAGATATATGACGCGGGTGATTTTACCGTGCTGTGCAGCGTCATTTCGCCCTCCGGCGAGCGATGGATGGGTGGCGACTTTCTGTCCAACGATCGGGTCATCCTGTGGTCGGACGAAGGCAAGGGATACTTGTTCCGCCTGCCCGCGAACAGCATCCCGGACAATAAGGACTTCCACGGCCCGTCCGTTGGCAAGGATACACCCTTTCTGTACTGCATTTTGTCGCAAACGGGCGAAAAGCCGCTGTCCTGTCCGCCGACGATGAAGCTGGTTACCTCCAATCGGAGCGGCAAGACGCAGAAGTATCTGCTGCGGGGTGATTCCGAAGGCTACGTGAATATCTGGGCAGTGCCGGATATTTCGATGGAACAGATTAAGCAAATACAAACGCAGAAGCAACATCCCGCAT CTCTGGAATCAACCATCTGCACCTCGCTGCTGGAAGCGTGGAACAAAATGAACCCCCTTCCGGTGGGAATATTGGATCAGCTTTATCAAAACAGCGAACCGATGATCAAACTTACCGCCAGCATTTACTTACCGCAGCAAAGCCGTCTAGTAGTCGGTAGGGAAGACGGAAGCATCATTATCGTACCGGCTACGCAGACCGTAATGCTGCATCTGCTTCATGGAAACCATCAGCAATTCAGTG ACTGGCCGCCGCATCAAATCCTAAACGGACACAGTGGAAGGGTCAATTGTTTGCTTTGTCCGTCGCTGGCCCATTCGCGCTATGATAAATCTCACCTCGTGTCCGGCGGTGTGGATTTCGCCGTCTGTCTCTGGGATCTGTACAGTGGTTCGCTGATTCACAGATTTTGTGTGCACGCGGGAGAGATTACCCAGCTGCTAGTTCCACCACCGACGTGCAGT CCTCGCATCCTTAAATGCATTTGTTCGGTAGCTTCGGACCACTCGGTCACGCTGCTTAGTTTGCAGGAACGAAAATGCGTCACACTTGCCAGTCGCCATCTGTTTCCGGTAATTTCGATCAAGTGGCGTCCGCTAGATGACTTCCTGATCGTCGGCTGTTCCGATGGTACGGTGTACGTATGGCAGATGGAAACTGGCCACCTGGACCGTGTGCTGCACGGCATTCTTGCCGAGGAGGTGCTGAACGCGTGTGACGAGAATAGCGGCGAGACGGGTAGCAGCACCGGATCGACGTCGGAAATGGGACTGGCCAACCCGGCCGTTCATTTCTTCAG AGGTTTGAGGCACCGGAACATTAACGCGATTCGTCACGCTACCCAACGTGGTATAcatcagctgcagcagcttcaTGCGCACAACAATCAGCACGGTGACTTTTTAATGAAGAACCGAAGCAGTCCCTTGATTATTCAGGGCTTGCGCACCAATCCCAAAG ACGCCGAGAGCCATATTCTTTTCTTTGACATCGAAGGACTGATATTTGAACTGCACGCCGAAGAGTATGCTGCCATGAGTCCCAATACATTAGAG GCTGAAGGACTGTTGATCCCAACGGGAACCGATAGCCATGCTTCCGATGCTGGAAAGAAAATATCAG GTATCCTTGCTAAGATGAAGGAAGGTGCGGAGAATGTGCAAACCAAGGTGCAGGCAAAGCTGGAAAGCGTCGTGAAAAATGTCGGAGAAACCGGTAAGG ATTCCTCGGACATTACGAAGAAAATTGCCCCCCGCATGGAAGCGACCCACGTGATGGAGGTGGCACAGTTGCTACTGTCGCTAATCCACTCCTGGGGACTCGATCCGCACCTGGACAAAGTGTGTGAAACGCAGCTCGGGCTGTTGCGTCCCATG ATTCCCGTTTCGTTCGGAGTGCTATCGAAGGGAGGCTACATGTCGCTGCTGTTGCCGACGTGGCAAAACAATATCGTTATCAACTCAACGGCGGACGAGCTAAAGACGGCAGCAATGACGCCGGAACAGTTCCGGCAGGAGGGCCTAACGAAGCTGTTCACTGCCCGGCTGCACTGGGAACTGAGCACGACCCTTACCTCGAACCACCTGCTGGCGATGGTGGCAATGTCCAACACGCTGATGTCGATGAATATGGCCACCTTCATACCGGAGCAGGAGCGGGCCCGGAAGCTGCACCGTCAGTCAACCCGAGCCACCTGGAGCAatgaggaggagcaggaggaagcGTTCACCCAGCAGCAGGCACAGATCAAGCAGGGCTGGAGTTTGCTGTCAACGCATCACTGCTTCCTGCTGCCGGAGAAGATCGACGCACTCGATGCGAACAATTTCAAGCGCCCCCAGGTGGAGATGATGGCTAGAAGGTGGCAGCACCACTGTTTGGAAATCCGAGAGGCAgcccagcagctgctgctcggcgAGCTGGGACGGATGGGGAAAAAGGGCCGCAAGCAGCTGGTCGAAAGCTGGGCCCAGTATCTGCCGATGTACACGCACACGGAACCGATCGTGCAGCAGGCACCCGCCACCGGACAGTCGAATGCCGGCTCGCCCACCTCCAGTCCCACCGGCCAGCCGGGCCTGGAGCACGAGGAAGAgtcggaggaggaggaagaggtgGTGCGGAAACCGTCCAGCCTGGCGGAGCTGAAGCGCAAGCAGACCACCGCGGTCGTACTGCTCGGCGTGATCGGTGCCGAGTTCGGGCAGGACATTTCGGCGACGGACGGCAAGCGCAGCAACGAAAACCGCCGCAAGAGCTCCGTCGTCGAAGGGTTCGGCATCGGCAATAACAATCTCGCCCGGTCGACGTCGATGGCCCTCACGCATCTGCTGCTGGCACCGGCGACGCAAAAACTGCCCGCCTTTACGCCGCTGCGCCGCGCGGCGATTGATTTGATTGGGCGCGGCTTCACCGTCTGGGAGCCGTACATCGACGTCAGCAAGGTGCTGCTGGGGCTGCTCGAGATGTGCTGCGATTCGAACCGGCTGATACCGAGCCTGAACTACAAGCTGCCGCTGACACCGCAGGCCGACGCATGCCGGACGGCGCGCCATGCGCTGCGCCTGATTGCGACCGCGCGGCCGGCCGCCTTCATCACGACGATGGCGCGCGAGGTGGCACGCTACAACACGATGCAACAGAATGCGCAGGCGATAAGCGTCCCCATTACGCAGTCGGTGCTGCATCGGGCCAAGCGGGAGATACTGCAGTGTGTCGAAATGCTCATCGATAAGATGCAAACGGAGATCTCTAATCTGCTCGTTGAG GTGATGGACATAACGCTTCACTGTGTAGACTCAGGCGATCTTAAAAACAAAGGCCTCGCTGAGGTCAGTCCGTTGATGTGCAAGTTCAATCAAGTTTCCCACTGCAGCGCTTCGCGCCGTATCGCTG TCGGTGCCAGCAACGGCCACCTAGCGATCTACGAGCTGCGGCAAAACAAATGCCAGATGATACCGGCCCACACGAAGCAGGTGACGGCGCTCGCGTTCAGCCCGGACGGCAAGTTTCTGGTAAGCTATTCCTGTACCGAGAATCGGCTCTCCTTCTGGCAGACGAGTGCGGGCATGTTTGGGCTGGGTCAATCGCAGACGCGCTGCATCAAGGGCTACTCGACCGCACCGATACCGGACATCGGTCGGCTCAACCCGATGCGGCTGGCCAAGCTAATCTGGATCAACAATCGCACCGTCACGCTGATGCTAGCGGACGGTTCCGAGACCCGGTTCAACGTGTAA